A window of the Flavobacterium sangjuense genome harbors these coding sequences:
- a CDS encoding RNA polymerase sigma factor produces MDLNQLINDCKNNDRKAQEQLYKLYSPKLFAACLKYSRNYTEAQDNLQDGFILIFNKIEQYSFKGSFDGWLKRVMINNVLQQYRTQTFLSLVNEDVPDDVELDIDDENISLDYLLKIIQELPDRYRLVFNLYVNDDYSHAEIAEMLSINIGTSKSNLSRARMILKEKIEQHKNVSNKTLPSAK; encoded by the coding sequence TTGGATTTAAATCAGCTCATAAATGATTGCAAAAACAATGATAGAAAAGCACAAGAACAGTTATACAAATTGTATTCACCAAAACTGTTTGCGGCTTGCTTAAAATATTCACGTAATTATACTGAGGCTCAAGACAATTTACAAGATGGATTTATATTAATTTTTAATAAAATAGAACAATATTCGTTTAAAGGTTCTTTTGACGGCTGGCTAAAACGGGTTATGATTAACAATGTTTTACAACAATATAGAACTCAGACTTTTTTAAGTTTAGTAAATGAAGATGTTCCCGATGATGTTGAACTTGATATTGATGACGAGAATATATCATTAGATTATTTGCTAAAGATTATTCAGGAGTTGCCCGACAGGTACAGATTGGTTTTCAATCTTTATGTAAATGATGATTATTCGCATGCTGAAATTGCCGAAATGCTTTCCATTAATATTGGAACATCAAAATCAAATTTATCTCGTGCGCGAATGATTTTAAAAGAAAAAATAGAACAACATAAAAACGTTTCAAACAAAACGCTTCCTTCTGCAAAATGA